The DNA segment CGCCGAGAGCAGGGAGGAGGCGGAAGCCCTCGGCGTTAAGGTGTTGGATTACGCGGTCTTTAAGAAGCACTTCGCGGTTCTCAACAACCGCTATATTTCTACGCGCTCTCTGGACGACCGTTTTGGCGTCGTTGCCCTCGTTGAAGCCATAAAGGACTTAGTTGACCACGACCTCGATGGAAGGTGGATCTTCGCCTTCACGGTTCAGGAGGAGATAGGCCTCAAAGGAGCGAAGTTCCTGGCCGAGCATTACACCCCGAAGTACGCCTTTGCTATAGACTCCTTCGCCTGTTGCAACGAGCTAACCGGCGACGTTCGCCTCGGCGGGGGAGCGGTGATAAGGGCAGTCGATAACTCCGCGATTTACACGAGGAAGCTCGCCAGAAAGGTTGCCGAGATAGCGTCGAGGAACGACATCCCTCTCCAGATCGGCGTCACCGGCGGCGGAACGGACGCGTCGGTCTTCCAGGACAGGAGCGAGGTTCTGGCTTTGAGCGTTCCGATAAGGTACCTCCACAGCGAGGTCGAGATGCTCCATCTGGCCGACCTTGAGGCGCTGATAAAGCTTATAGAGGCGATAGCGTTTGAACTGTAAAGTTTAAATATCCTTGGCGCATATGCAGGATTGGTGGGAAAAGTGGGACTAACTAAAGTGGATACCAAGGGCAGAGTAGTCATTCCAAAGGATATTAGAAAAAAGATGGGCATAAGGCCGGGAGAAGAGTTCCTGATAACAGAGATAGATGGAGATACGATAGTCATGAAACGCTTTGACGTTAAAAAGATGCTTGAAGAGATGATAAAGAACGCCAAGGGCATCAACCTCGAAGAACTCAAGGAAGAAACAGAAAAAGAGGGGAACAGGGTTGCGAAAGAGCTCTATGGCCTCTAAATTTCTACTGGACACCAACGTCTTCATAGCTGCGGTGAAAACGGGGCGGACAGACACCACAGAGCTCTTACTCCATGTTTTATCCGGTGATAAATACCGGGTTATCGGAAACGATGTCCTGCTGGCAGAGTATCGGAAATACGCTGAGAGACTCAACGCCTTGGATTTCTACGAGTTCCTGAGGCTCAGAATGGAAATAGTCAATCCCTCCAGAAAAGAGGTGCTTCGTCTCCTTCCCCACTTTCCCCCTTCACAGATCGCCGATGCAGTGCACGCGGCCACCTGTCTGAAAACGGGAGCGATTCTAATAACTAATGACCGGCATTTTGAGAAAGTGGCCGAAGAAGGCCTGATTAAAGTGTGGAGCATAAGCGAAGCAATACGAAAGATTCTGAGGAGGTGATCCCTTGCTAAAATACATCGGCTACTTCGCAGTTGGAGTCTTTATCGGCATTTTGGCAGCGTTATTCGGCCTCGGAGGGGGATTCCTGATAGTCCCTACGCTCAACTTCCTCGGCGTTGAGATACACCACGCCGTCGGAACTTCCAGCGCGGCCGTCGTCTTTACCTCCCTCAGCTCAGCCATAGCATACTCAAGGCAGAAGAGAATACACTATAAGGTCGGCCTCCTCTTGGCTTCAACGGCCGTGATAGGAGCGTACATAGGTGCATGGATGACGAGCTTCATAAGCGCCGGTCAGCTCAAGGTCATCTTCGGTGCGGCCCTCGTTGTAGTGGCCATCAGGATATACCGGAAGAAGACAGCCGAGCCGAGCGAGGTTAAGCTTGAGGAAGTTGAGGTCAACTACAAGCTCGTCCCGGTTGGAGGGTTCTTCGCGGGAATAGCCAGCGGTCTCCTCGGCGTTGGAGGGGGCATAATCAACGTGCCCTTCCTGACGTACCTCGGCCTGCCGATACACTACGCGGTCGCTACCTCAAGCTTTGCGATAGTCTTCACAGCAACCGCCGGAGCGCTCAAGCACTACGCCATGGGCAACGTTGAAACTCAGTGGCTGGTCCTCCTCGTCCCGGGCCTCATCATAGGTGCCCAGCTCGGTGCGAGGATAGCAAAGCGGACGAGGGCTTCATCCCTGAAAAAGGCTTTCGCGGTCGTTATGGCCCTCCTTGCCCTGAGGATGATACTGAAGGGCCTCGGTCTTCCGGTTCCATGAGCTTCTCTTCTTTTCTTGCTTTTATGTAGGCAGCCAGCAGAACTATGGCAATTATTATCATCACCACCCATGCAACGGCTAGGGGACGATCGTAGGGGTAGTATAGGTCGCCGGTGAGCGCGTAAAGGAGGGAAGCCGGCAGGAGCATGAGGCTGAGAACCAGTCCGATGAATCCTCCTATCAGGAACACCAGGAAGTTCCTGCTTCCATAGCTCATCTCGCCCCCGAGGACAAGCTCAGCGCGATAACCGATTATGGCGGTCAAAACCACGATAACGGCGGCTAAGACAATGTTTGCATAACCCAGTTTTTCGCGTTTCCACTCGTACAGGCCGTAAGCGAGCACCAGCACCAATCCCGCCGCTGCACAGCCCATCCACACCGAGAGATCCTTGTAGAAGCCGTAGGGCGCGTCCCAGTTGGCGAAGGCTATCGCACCGGGCTGGGTCAGAACGAAGACAAGTGTCACCATGAGCCAGAATTTAAGCGTTGAGGCCTTCACCCCATCACCGGAGAATTTTTAACGCCATCCCTAAAAAGAGTTCCCATGCTGAGTTATCTCCTCGATTTCCTGCTCGGCATCGGCATCGGCCTGATAGCAGGTCTCTTCGGGGTCGGCGGGGGGTTCCTCATAGTCCCCGCTCTGACGATACTGGGCCTGCCGATACACGTGGCCATCGGGACTAGCTTGGCCTGCATAGTCCTCAGCTCCCTCTCCGCGGCGGTCACCCATATACGGCGGGGAACTGTTCTCTACCGTGTTGTGGCCATTAAAGAGGTATTTTCGGTGCCCGCTGCCTTAGTGGGTGCTTACGCCTCCTCACTGCTCCCTGAGGATATTCTCAGGTTCATGTTCATACTGCTCCTCCTCTACCTCTCGTTTAAGATGTGGAGGGACGAAACCCCTACCGACCTTGAGGGAGGAGAACTAAAGACCCTCCGAATTTCGGCGGTGGGGATTCTCTCGGGCCTGATCTCTGGACTGCTGGGCATCAGTGGGGGCATTTTGAACGTCCCCCTTTTCCATGCCTATGTAAGGATACCCATGAAATATGCCGTTGGCACCTCCAGCCTGGCCCTTTTTTTCACCGCTCTTGCGGCCTCTTTTGGTCACTACCGCCTCGGGCAGGTTGACTTACATACGGCTCTTCTTCTTGCACCAGGCCTTCTTGTGGGGGCCAGAATTGGGGCCATCCTAGTTCATAGGGCTCACCCTCGGCACCTTCGAAAGGCATTTTCCGCTATTTTGGTGGTTGTGGCAATCAAAATGCTCCTTTAGGGCACATATTTATTAACACCTCACCGAAGACAGAACCGGGGGAATCGGAGGCGGGATTTCAAAGGGTGCACCAGACGCAACTATATGGCCGGGTATGAATAAACAAACACGCAACTGAATATTGCATTTTAAGGCCATTGGGATTGTGTATGTCCTGCAACTCGTCTCTCAACACCGACTAAAGAGAATGGAACGCTCTGAAACGTTCGTTTCGTCGGAGTCCTCAAATAGGTTTGGGGCGTAGCGTTCATTGGTGATGCCCATGAAGGGGATGAAGGGCTTTGCACTGGCCCTGGCAATATTGCTGGTTGGAAGCGTGATACCCCTGGGACTGGCAGAGAGCAACAACACCACGGGGTCGTACACAGGAGTCCTCGACAACAGCACCAGGGAGATGGTGATAGCGGGTCAGCTGATTGATCAGCTTCAGAGGCTGAGCAGGTTCGCCGAAGATAAGATAGAACCAATAAAGGACAGGCTACCCGAGAACTCGACTGTACTAACCCACTACGAGCTCGCTGAGGACTACAGGGAAAAGGCGGTGAGTGAATACGAGGCCAGTAACTACTACAGCTCGATACTCGACAGCCTCACAGCAATGCACCACTACAAGGTTGCCCTCTCAGCACTTAAGGAAGGCAGAGAAAAGGCTCAGGATGTAAGGGAACGCATCAAACTGGAAATCGAGCGCCTCAGTGAGTACTTCAGGTTCGTTGAGAAGACCATAAGGCTGGCGGAGAACCAGGGGATAGACGTGAGCAACCTCACCGCACTTTACAACGAGACCAAGGATGCCTATAAAGTTGTACTGGATGACCTTAAGGCCGGAGACTACGAAAAGGCGAGGGCAGACTATGAAGTCGCCAAGGAGAAGAAGGCCCTTCTCGACAGGGAGCTGAGAAAGGTCCGCGAGGAGCTCGCCTATGCCAACGCCGATAAGATCGTCAAGGACTTTCTGATCAAGGGTGAGAAGGGAATGGAGATAGCCCAGAAGGCAATCGAAGTTGGGGGGGAGAACGGCTACAACGTGACGGAGCTCCGGGAGAGGCTCAATGCTTTCTCGGAGGTTTACAGCCAGGTCAAGGCCCTGGCCGACGAGGGCAAGTGGGAGGACGCCCTCACAGTCATGAAAGACAACAGGGAAACAATAATCGAGTTCCACAGGGCTGTTGAGTTCGTACTCAGGAAGGTTCGCGAGAGGGAGCTTGATGAAAAGCTGAAGGACGTCCGCGCTTTCCTTATGGAGATGAACGGCAGGATTCAGAAGGACGCAAAGGCGCTCCGCGAGCTCAAGAGCAGGGGCGTCGACACCACCCGGGCAGAGATCCAGCTGAAAGTAGCTATCCAGGAGCTCAGGATAGGCGTCGAGCTTCTAAAAGCGAAGAAACCCCTCCAGGCCAAGGCACACTTTGCAATAGCGCTGGAGGTGCTCCACAGGGTGGATGAGTTCATACTCGCCCACTCCTGACCTTTCCTTTTTAGTTTATGGGGGGATGATTAAATGAGACTCACAGTTGCGGCCCTCATGATGATAACGCTCATCCTCCTGCCCGGGGTTAGTTCCTATACCGTTTCATCCCTGGTTTTGACGGTTTACAATGACGGCTACACCAAGGTTGAATACGAAATCCTACCCTCGGAGTATTCTTCCCAGGTTGAACTCCCCCTCCTCGGCGACCATTACGAGAACGTTATCGTCGAGGACGGGAACGGAAATCCCCTCAACTTCAGGCTTGAGAACGGAAGCCTTCTCATCTATTCCGGGAACGCTGAAGTAGTCAAGGTCTCCTACTACACTCCAGACCTGACCGTGAAGCAGGGCGTGGTGTGGACGCTTAACATTGCGACCAACGATTCCTTCACAGTTGTGCTGCCCGCAAACGCCATAGTGGTCGACCTCAGCGACATACCCCTTGAGATAGCGGGGAACTCGATAACCATGCCCCCCGGAAACCAGAGCGTTTCCTACACGCTCAGCGGGAGAGGGGTCGGAGGAGAGAAAGGAGCGGACAGTTTAGTGTATCTCGCCCTCCTGGGAGGCCTCGCGGTAGTCGGGGGCTCCGCCTACGCCCTATGGAGAAAGAAAAAGGGTCAGAGCTCAATGCCAAGCCGTGAGGAGTTCCAGGCCAGGCTTGAGAACCTCGACCTCAACGAGGAGGAGAGGCGTGCGCTGCTCTACATCTTTGATAAGGGTGGAAAGGCCAGTCAGGCTGAGGTCAGGGAAGCGATAGGCCTGCCTAAAACCACCGCATGGAGGATGTTCAAGCGCCTTGAGCGGAGGGGGCTGGTGAAAGTTCTGAAGGGCAGAAAGGAAAACTGGGTGGAGCTAAGGTTTTAGACCCTATGAGGGCGGATGAAACCTCCAACCCTATTTTTTGCCCTCCTGAATTCTATTCTGCAGGAGAGAAACTCGGAGGAACGTTTTGAAACGAGCAAAGTCCGGCGGGTTCCTAATATACGTGTGGACACCTACACAATATCAGGTGAGAGCCATGAAGATGAGTATGAAAACCCTGCTGGTGCTCTTTATAGGGGCACTGATACCACTGAGCACTGCCGTATGGGCGGCCAGCGTAAACGCCACAGCAACAAACACAACCGCAGTGAGCAACGTCTCGGTGGTCAACGCCACGAACGTGACCAACACCACCCCCGTTAACATGACCAACGTCACCAATACAACGAACACGAGCGTTATGGCATACAACCTGCTCCTGATACTGGATAAGGTCGCCAACTACACCACAGACCTGATAGATGAGCTCAATGCGAGCAACGTCACGATCTCCAATTACACCCTTGAGCTCTACTCTCAGGCTGAAGCAATGCATACCAAGGCGTGGGAGCTTTACAACGCCGGCAACTACAGCGAGAGCATAAACGCCTCCATGAACGCCCTTTACCTCTACAAGGAGGTCATAGAGGAGCTTACCGACTACTACGAAGAGCACAAGGAAGAGAAAATGGAGGAGCAGTACGAGTATTATGAACTCATAATGGACGCTAAGGAGGAGCTTCACAGGGCCGCGGAGTACTTCCCGTACGTGGAGAAAGTTATCGCGGAGGCTGAAGCGGAAGGCCTCAACGTGACCCAGATTAAGGAACTCTACAATGCAACCAAAGAAGCTTACAAGGTCGTCGCCCAGGATCTTGCCAGCGGTAACGTCACAGCGCTCAAGGCGGACCTTGAGTATGCAGAGGAGCTCATGGACAAGCTTGAGGATGCCGTTGAGGAGCTCCAGGAGCAGATAGTCAGCGCAAAGGCCGATGAGATAAGCCAGGCCTTCATGGAGAAGCTCCAGGAGCAGATGGAGCTCATGCAGGAACTAATGGCCCTGATCCAGAACTCCACGATAAACGCCACTTACCTCCAGGAGAACCTCATGGAACTCCAGATGATGTATGAGGAGTTCAACGCCCTCGTCGAGAGCGGCCAGTACGAGGAAGCCCTCGACATGCTCCACGACATCAACGAGGAGCTGAAGGAGATAGTCGAGGAGACTGGGGAGATAGAGAAGGAGTACAAGGAAGAGAAAGAGGAGAAAGAGCACGAGGATGAAGATGATGAATACGAGGATGACCACAAGGAGAAGGACGAGCACAAGGACGAATACACCGACGATGAGAGTGAAGATGACCAGGATGGGGACTACGAGGAACAGGACTCCCACGATGATGACAACGGCCAGCATGAGGACTCTGAGGATGGCAACGGGGGCGAGGAACACAACGGTGAAGACGACTCGGAGGATAGTGAGTGAACCTCCCCTTCTAATATCTTTTTAAGGAGGATTTCTTAACTTCTGGAGGTGCTGTGATGAGGAGCAAAGCAGTGATAGTGCTTGCAGTTGCACTCATGATCCTGCCTCTTGTAAGCGGGCAGTACTCCGTCGAGTCCCTCAGCCTTACAGTCTACTCCGACGGGTACGTTAAGGTAGTTGAGGCTATCGTTCCCGAGAACTACACGGTCAGCTTTTCTGTCCCGCTCCTCGCTACCAACGTTGAGGGGCTGACCGTTATCGACGAGAGCGGAAAACCCCTGCCGTACGAGATAAACGGCTCCACCCTCACAGTGTATTTTGAAAACGCCACCGGTGTTAGAGTAACCTATTACACTCCCGACCTGACCGCGAAAAACGGCGCCATATGGAGCGTTCATTTCGGCTCAACCGTTCCGGTTAAAATAACCTTTCCGGATAACGCTGTCATAGTCGACCTCACCGATATACCCCTTGAGATAAACGGGAACTCTATACTAATGCCTGCCGGAAACCAGACGGTTTCCTATGTCCTTGAATACCGACCAACGGGGGCAGAGATTCCAACGGCCCCGACCTCTGGAATGACTGCTGAACCTTCCAACTCGACGGTGTCATCTAATCCTGGATCCTCACCTCCCACCTCAGGAGGAGGCTCCACAAACTGGACAATGCTCGGTATCCTGGGCCTGCTTGTTCTTGCCGCTGGGGGAGGATTTCTCTACATGAAGCGCGGAGAGAAAGAGGATGTAGCTCCAGGCATCAGCAGGGAGGACTTCGAGAAGCGCCTTAGGGGGTACGAACTGACGAAGGACGAGGAGAAAGCCCTGCTCTACCTGTTCGACAGGGGTGGAAAGGCCAAGCAGGCAGAGGTCCGGGAGATGCTCGGTATCCCGAAGACGACCGCGTGGAGAATGTTCCAGCGCCTTGAGAAGCAGGGACTCGTGAGGGTTTACAAGAAGAAGAGGGAGAACTGGGTGGAGCTGAGGCTTTAGACGGGTCTTTGTTTGGGATTTCTATCTAATTTCAATTTTCATTCCTAACGGGGTGAAATCCTCCAAGGCCTTGGGGCGTGATTAACGAAAGTTATTGACATGGTATAATACGGGGATTATAACTTTTTTATGAGCCGTAAAGTTGGCATTAAAGCCCAGTGGGGTATTCAATGAACATCTTGTCCTCCTCAAACCTAAACCCTGTTTTGAGAAGCCTTCCAAACATGCACCATCAACACGAAAAAGGGAGAAGAAAGAATCACCTTATCCTTGAGCCGAGCTTTATTTCCTTGTCCGGCATGAGTAACGCAACGCGCTCGCCGTCGTCAGCCGCTAAGAGCATTCCCTGGCTTTCCACACCGCGAAGCTTCTTGGGTTCGAGGTTTGCTATGATGACGACGTAGTGGTTGAGCAGCTCTTCCGGCTTGTAGTACTTCTTCAGCCCGGCAACGAGCTGCCTGATCTCGTCGCCAAGGTCAACCTTGACCACGTAGAGCCTGTCGGCGTTGGGGTGGTCTTTGACCTCGATTATTTTTCCAACCCTCAGGTCGAGCTTCATGAAGTCATCAAAGCTGATATACTCCACGCTTTCACCACCTTTTCCCTTTTTCTTCACCTTCTCCTTCTTCGAGGCCTTTCCGGCCTTTTCGGCTTTGGCCTCCAGTTCATCCCCGTAGATGCTCTTAAGGATTGCCATCGCTTCTTCCCTTTTCGCCTCCCCGAAGCGCTCGATGGTAATTTTCCCCCCGTTGTCCCGCCTGTAGTACTTGTCGAGGAGCAGTTTGGCGCTCTCCGGGTTGCCCCTGGCTATGTAGTTCACGATGAAGTAAATTATGTCCTCGTCGGTTACCTTCTTGAACATTGGAGTGGCTTTTCTAACCTTATGGCCTGCAGGAATCTCGGTGAACTCCCAGCGCTTGAGCTCCTCGAGGTTGAGGAGGTGCCATATCTTCTCGCTCGCATCCGGAAGGAACGGCTCAAGGAGGATTCCCAACGCTTTAACTATCTGGAGGGAGATGTTTACCGTGGTGGCCGTCCTAACGCGGTCGGTTTTGGCGGTCTTCCACGGCTTCTGGTAGTCGAAGTAGCGGTTGCCGAAGATGGCCAGCTCCATGACCCTCTTCAACGCGTCCTTGAACTTGTACTGGGCTATCAGCTTTCCGGTCTCCTTAAAGGCCCTCTCAATCTCCTCGAAGGCCTGCCTGTCGAGGTCGTCCAGCTCGCCTCTCTCCGGCACAGTTCCGTTGAAGTAGCGGTTGACGAAGGTGAGTGCGCGATGCACGAAGTTTCCGAGGTTGTTTACCAGTTCTTCGTTTATCTTGCTCTTGAAGTCTGCAAAGCTGAAGTCGCTGTCGCGGGTTTCGGGCATTATGGCGGTGAGATAGTAGCGCAGGTAATCCGCTGGAAACGCATCAAGGAACTCGTGAACCCATATCGCCCAGTTCCTGCTCGTCGAGAACTTCTTGCCCTCAAGGTTGAGGTACTCGTTGGCAGGGATGTCGTATGGCAAAAGCCACTCGGCCCCGGTTTCTTCGTCTTTGTATTTCCCGTAGGCCATCAGGAAGGCCGGCCAGAATATCGCGTGGAAGGGCACGTTGTCCTTGCCGATGAAGTGGATTACCTTTGTCTCTCCGTCGAGGTTGAGCCAGAACTTCTTCCACTCATTCTCCCTTCCCTCTCTCTTCAGGTGCTCAACGGTGATGCTGATGTATCCTATCGGTGCCTCGAACCAGACATAAAGTACCTTTCCTTTAACGTCCTCATCGTCGAGCGGGACCGGAATACCCCAGTCAAGGTCGCGCGTTATGGCCCTCTCTTCGAGGCCCTCCTTTATCCAGCCGAGGACGGTGTTCCTGACGTTCGGCTTCCAGTGCTCCTGGCTTTCCACCCAGGCCTTGAGCTTCTCCTCGAAGTCCTGCATGCGAATATAATAGTGAGCCGAGTCCTTGAAGGTTATCGGGTTGCCACAGATGTTGCAGCGTGGATTGATCAGCTTCTCCGGTGTGAGTGGATGCCCGCAGACTTCACACTGATCGCCGCGCTGACCCTCTGCACCGCAGTAGGGGCAGGTGCCTATGACGTACCTGTCGGGCAGGAACATCTTGTCGTGCTCGCAGTAGGCCTGTTTGGTGACCTTCTTGACGAGGTGGCCGTTTTCGAGGGCTTTTAGGAAGAACTCTTGGCTTACCCGGTAGTGAACCGGGAGCTCGGTTCTTCCAAAGAAATCGAAGCTTATCTTGGCCCTCTCGAAGGTCGTCTTTATGTGTTCGTGGAACTCATCGACGATCTCCCTGGCACTTCTTCCCTCTTTGAGAGCACGGAATGTTATCGGAGTCCCATGTTCATCCGTCCCACATATGAAAAGGACTTCCTCGCCCTTCAGGCGGAGATAGCGAACGAAAATGTCCGCTGGTAAATACGCTCCTGCCAGGTGTCCCGCGTGAATCGGCCCGTTAGCGTAAGGGAGTGCAGATGTTACCATGTACCTGACCATTTTAACCACCGTCCCGGCAATGGGTTTAGCCCCTTATAAGACCTGCGGGTTTTAAACATTACGGTGGGTTATTATGTCTGGGGAAAAATATGTAGGGTTTGATATATCACTTTCCGAGGGAGAGGTTTTCGGTCCTTACAAGGATGGCATTTTTTGGAACCTCGACCTCTCCCCGGGTGATTATCAAAGCTCCGTCGTAGGTTGTCATTGTCAGCTTGGTTTTCCTGAAGCCCCCAGTTTCACCCACTATAAGAAGGGGCCTTTTCTTGAGTTCAAGGAACTTCCTGAACTCTTCCGGCTCTACAAAGATTAAAACACCACCGGCTATAACCCTGTTGGCATCGACGGCCATACCGCACCCCATAACATCACCGGAAAAGTTTAAGGCATCCCCTTGATGTGGTTTTCGGTGTGATGGCGGAAGGTTTATTTTTGGATAGAGATAAACCAGTAACGGTGGGAGTATGGAAGTAGTCAAGCGGCTCCAACAGTTGGAACATCGCATTGAGAGGCTGGAGAGATTGATGGAATTTGAGGAGCTTACTGAGGAAGAGATACGGGAACTTGAATATCGGAGGAAAAAGCGGGACTTCATAGGGGAGGATGAGTTCTGGAGGGAGCTGGGTGTATAAACTTCTTTTTCACAGGGAAGTCCTTAAAGATATGAAAAAGATCCCTCCAGAAACGCAACTCAGAATAAAGCAGGTTCTCCAAACTCTCAAAATTGCCCCCGAGTCCATACATAAAAAACCGTTGAAAGGATATGATGATCTTTTCTCGGTGAGGGTTGGGGATTACAGGATTATCATTGAACCTAACCACGAGGAGAACATTATTTTTGTGTGGATGATTTCTCACAGGGGTAAAGTCTATGAAAGGTTAAAGAGACGAAAGGGTGAGTAATTTTGAAGGCCAGAATCGTCGAGCGCTTCAAGTTTGAGGCCGCCCACGCCGTTATCATAGACGGAAAGCCCGAGGAGATACACGGCCACACGTTCTGGCTTGAGGTGGCTGTTGAAGGCGAAATTAAGAAGGGCTACGTGATGGACTTCCTTGAGCTGAGGAAAATCGTGGATGAAATCATCGGGAAGCTTGACCACAGAAACCTAAACGCTCTCTTCGAAAACCCGACGACCGAGAACGTGGCCCTCTGGATAGCGGGAGAGGTCGGAAAAAAACTACCCGACGGCGTCAAGCTCAAACGTGTGATCCTTTGGGAGGGCGAGGAGAACGGGGTGGAGTTTGAGTTCTAAGAAACGTTTTTATCCCCCAATGTGGAAGTTAGCAATGGTGAACGGAATGTCCGAGGTTACTTCAGAACGGATGTTAAAGCTGTATTCTCATCTTTTCAAGGAGGCTCTTGAACTTAAGAAGCTTATCGAGGTGAAAAAAAAGGAAGTCAGACCCGGAATGTTTGGGAAGGGGAACGCTGAGGAGTTCAAAAGGTATAGGCTTGAGGTGTATGAGCAGTGATTTTTATAGACTCAAGCGTTCTCTACAACTACCTTATCGAAACCAGCCTTACCGAATACGCCGTTGATGTTCTTGAGTCCCGAGAAGGGAAACTAACTTCAGACACCGTCGTTGATGAGTTATTTTATGCACTCATCAGGAAGCTTGGTGAGAAGGAGTACAACGCAATGTCAATCTGGAAAGTTAAGGAGCTTCTCAGGAACGACGCAGAGTTCAGGAGACGCGCTTCTGATGCCATATCGGACATCTTAGCACTTATTGACGCAAAAGATGTTTTACTGGTTTCTGACTCCCGGGACTGGCTGACCGTTGCCACGTTCGTTCATGATTACTCTCTCCTTCCCCACGACGCCAAAATTCTCGCCACTGCCTTGGAATACAACTGTGACAAGCTCGCCACCCTCGACGAGGACTTTGAAGCGGTGAGGGACGTCATCAAGCTCGTTCCGGAGGGATTCTGGGAAGAGTAAGAGTCAATATCTCTAATAGAAGAGTTTACTGAGAATATGGAATTCCAAGAGTTCAAACGGGACAAGAAGACACAGTTTGAAGTTATCCGTACCTTTCATACATGCATATTTCGGAGTTGACTTTTTTCTTTTGCAAGCCTCGCCCTTTAGGGCGGGGTACAGTGTTCGAGAATTTGGCTCTTGAGCAGGAAAGCAACACTTTTTTAAAGCATAAAACCCATACCATACTTTGAAATGAAGCGTTCAGTAACGGTTAAACTTCAACCATCAAAGGCGCAGGAGAAAATCCTCTTT comes from the Thermococcus thioreducens genome and includes:
- a CDS encoding M42 family metallopeptidase; this translates as MLVEELREITGIPGISGYEERIREKIAEWLEPYADYTVDTIGNLVVELGEGELKGIFMAHMDEIGLLITGVRPDGKLTFRKIGGIDDRLLYGRHLDVITENGKLDGVIGALPVHLNLERKFDTVPWSKLVIDIGAESREEAEALGVKVLDYAVFKKHFAVLNNRYISTRSLDDRFGVVALVEAIKDLVDHDLDGRWIFAFTVQEEIGLKGAKFLAEHYTPKYAFAIDSFACCNELTGDVRLGGGAVIRAVDNSAIYTRKLARKVAEIASRNDIPLQIGVTGGGTDASVFQDRSEVLALSVPIRYLHSEVEMLHLADLEALIKLIEAIAFEL
- a CDS encoding AbrB/MazE/SpoVT family DNA-binding domain-containing protein codes for the protein MGKVGLTKVDTKGRVVIPKDIRKKMGIRPGEEFLITEIDGDTIVMKRFDVKKMLEEMIKNAKGINLEELKEETEKEGNRVAKELYGL
- a CDS encoding type II toxin-antitoxin system VapC family toxin, with protein sequence MRKSSMASKFLLDTNVFIAAVKTGRTDTTELLLHVLSGDKYRVIGNDVLLAEYRKYAERLNALDFYEFLRLRMEIVNPSRKEVLRLLPHFPPSQIADAVHAATCLKTGAILITNDRHFEKVAEEGLIKVWSISEAIRKILRR
- a CDS encoding sulfite exporter TauE/SafE family protein; translation: MLKYIGYFAVGVFIGILAALFGLGGGFLIVPTLNFLGVEIHHAVGTSSAAVVFTSLSSAIAYSRQKRIHYKVGLLLASTAVIGAYIGAWMTSFISAGQLKVIFGAALVVVAIRIYRKKTAEPSEVKLEEVEVNYKLVPVGGFFAGIASGLLGVGGGIINVPFLTYLGLPIHYAVATSSFAIVFTATAGALKHYAMGNVETQWLVLLVPGLIIGAQLGARIAKRTRASSLKKAFAVVMALLALRMILKGLGLPVP
- a CDS encoding sulfite exporter TauE/SafE family protein, whose product is MLSYLLDFLLGIGIGLIAGLFGVGGGFLIVPALTILGLPIHVAIGTSLACIVLSSLSAAVTHIRRGTVLYRVVAIKEVFSVPAALVGAYASSLLPEDILRFMFILLLLYLSFKMWRDETPTDLEGGELKTLRISAVGILSGLISGLLGISGGILNVPLFHAYVRIPMKYAVGTSSLALFFTALAASFGHYRLGQVDLHTALLLAPGLLVGARIGAILVHRAHPRHLRKAFSAILVVVAIKMLL
- a CDS encoding helix-turn-helix transcriptional regulator — its product is MRLTVAALMMITLILLPGVSSYTVSSLVLTVYNDGYTKVEYEILPSEYSSQVELPLLGDHYENVIVEDGNGNPLNFRLENGSLLIYSGNAEVVKVSYYTPDLTVKQGVVWTLNIATNDSFTVVLPANAIVVDLSDIPLEIAGNSITMPPGNQSVSYTLSGRGVGGEKGADSLVYLALLGGLAVVGGSAYALWRKKKGQSSMPSREEFQARLENLDLNEEERRALLYIFDKGGKASQAEVREAIGLPKTTAWRMFKRLERRGLVKVLKGRKENWVELRF
- a CDS encoding helix-turn-helix transcriptional regulator, which gives rise to MRSKAVIVLAVALMILPLVSGQYSVESLSLTVYSDGYVKVVEAIVPENYTVSFSVPLLATNVEGLTVIDESGKPLPYEINGSTLTVYFENATGVRVTYYTPDLTAKNGAIWSVHFGSTVPVKITFPDNAVIVDLTDIPLEINGNSILMPAGNQTVSYVLEYRPTGAEIPTAPTSGMTAEPSNSTVSSNPGSSPPTSGGGSTNWTMLGILGLLVLAAGGGFLYMKRGEKEDVAPGISREDFEKRLRGYELTKDEEKALLYLFDRGGKAKQAEVREMLGIPKTTAWRMFQRLEKQGLVRVYKKKRENWVELRL
- the metG gene encoding methionine--tRNA ligase; the protein is MVRYMVTSALPYANGPIHAGHLAGAYLPADIFVRYLRLKGEEVLFICGTDEHGTPITFRALKEGRSAREIVDEFHEHIKTTFERAKISFDFFGRTELPVHYRVSQEFFLKALENGHLVKKVTKQAYCEHDKMFLPDRYVIGTCPYCGAEGQRGDQCEVCGHPLTPEKLINPRCNICGNPITFKDSAHYYIRMQDFEEKLKAWVESQEHWKPNVRNTVLGWIKEGLEERAITRDLDWGIPVPLDDEDVKGKVLYVWFEAPIGYISITVEHLKREGRENEWKKFWLNLDGETKVIHFIGKDNVPFHAIFWPAFLMAYGKYKDEETGAEWLLPYDIPANEYLNLEGKKFSTSRNWAIWVHEFLDAFPADYLRYYLTAIMPETRDSDFSFADFKSKINEELVNNLGNFVHRALTFVNRYFNGTVPERGELDDLDRQAFEEIERAFKETGKLIAQYKFKDALKRVMELAIFGNRYFDYQKPWKTAKTDRVRTATTVNISLQIVKALGILLEPFLPDASEKIWHLLNLEELKRWEFTEIPAGHKVRKATPMFKKVTDEDIIYFIVNYIARGNPESAKLLLDKYYRRDNGGKITIERFGEAKREEAMAILKSIYGDELEAKAEKAGKASKKEKVKKKGKGGESVEYISFDDFMKLDLRVGKIIEVKDHPNADRLYVVKVDLGDEIRQLVAGLKKYYKPEELLNHYVVIIANLEPKKLRGVESQGMLLAADDGERVALLMPDKEIKLGSRIR
- a CDS encoding type II toxin-antitoxin system RelE family toxin, with the protein product MSSGGSWVYKLLFHREVLKDMKKIPPETQLRIKQVLQTLKIAPESIHKKPLKGYDDLFSVRVGDYRIIIEPNHEENIIFVWMISHRGKVYERLKRRKGE